The Fibrobacter sp. UWEL genome includes a region encoding these proteins:
- a CDS encoding FISUMP domain-containing protein: MKFTRFVLGFSILATNLWALPQTGTFFDSRDNKTYRTVVIGSKTWFAENLSYKTKSGSECYDSKDANCQKYGRLYTFEAAKKACPAGWHLPENEEWTWFKTFIEDSDGKEAAWMSLKSRDKWDGSDRYGFDVVPAGKATDEFLELGVSAHFWSATEEDGDAYGWHLAPPGDFSRDFDISTNMYSVRCLKN; encoded by the coding sequence ATGAAGTTTACACGTTTTGTTTTAGGCTTTTCAATTCTTGCAACAAACCTCTGGGCATTGCCTCAGACGGGAACCTTTTTTGACTCCCGAGACAACAAGACTTATAGGACCGTAGTAATCGGTTCCAAGACCTGGTTTGCGGAAAACTTGAGCTATAAGACCAAGAGCGGTAGCGAATGTTACGACAGTAAGGACGCCAACTGCCAGAAGTATGGTCGTCTCTATACATTTGAAGCCGCCAAGAAGGCCTGTCCTGCTGGTTGGCATCTTCCCGAGAATGAGGAATGGACCTGGTTCAAGACATTCATCGAGGATAGTGACGGTAAGGAAGCCGCCTGGATGAGCCTGAAATCCCGAGACAAGTGGGATGGCTCAGACCGCTACGGCTTTGATGTGGTTCCCGCGGGAAAGGCTACGGATGAATTCCTGGAACTTGGCGTATCCGCCCATTTCTGGAGTGCCACTGAAGAGGACGGAGACGCCTACGGTTGGCATCTGGCCCCTCCCGGCGATTTTTCCCGTGACTTTGACATTAGCACCAACATGTATTCGGTGCGTTGTCTAAAAAACTAG